A genomic region of Bacillota bacterium contains the following coding sequences:
- a CDS encoding 4Fe-4S binding protein, which yields MKDDSIRKLDKAKLPAWDEIPLGWALLSEGSDDFKTGGWRSQHPVLDPEKCTSCLFCWIYCPDSAIRVKDGKMAGFDESLCKGCGICSTECPQEAIKMAEGAGPLKEGE from the coding sequence ATGAAAGATGACTCCATCAGGAAGCTCGATAAAGCGAAGCTCCCCGCCTGGGACGAAATACCCCTGGGGTGGGCGCTTCTTTCCGAGGGTTCCGACGATTTCAAAACCGGAGGCTGGCGCAGCCAGCACCCAGTCCTCGATCCGGAAAAATGCACCTCTTGCCTCTTTTGCTGGATCTACTGTCCCGACTCCGCAATCCGGGTAAAAGACGGCAAGATGGCCGGATTTGACGAGTCTCTATGCAAAGGCTGCGGAATTTGCAGCACCGAATGCCCGCAGGAGGCCATCAAGATGGCCGAGGGCGCCGGGCCTCTTAAGGAGGGAGAGTGA
- a CDS encoding 2-oxoacid:acceptor oxidoreductase family protein, which translates to MSSKMLEIRWHGRGGQGVVLASRFLASSAIRENLYFQAFPFFGPERLGAPVVAFTRISNEPINLHCAIEEPDVVVVLDPSLLGVVKVTQNLKTGGTSIVNHTGIPQELKNGTQRRVFAVDADRISREELGRVMPNTPMAGALVKVTGLISLESVLSEFEEQFSQRFKPELIRQNLNAIRRAYEEVREA; encoded by the coding sequence TTGTCGAGTAAAATGCTTGAGATCAGGTGGCATGGCCGTGGCGGCCAGGGAGTTGTTCTGGCCTCCCGCTTTCTGGCTTCTTCAGCCATCAGAGAAAACCTCTACTTTCAGGCCTTCCCGTTTTTCGGCCCCGAAAGATTGGGCGCGCCTGTGGTAGCCTTCACCCGCATCAGCAACGAACCCATCAACCTGCACTGTGCCATCGAAGAACCCGATGTCGTTGTCGTCCTTGATCCCAGCCTTCTCGGAGTTGTTAAGGTCACCCAGAACCTCAAAACAGGCGGAACTTCTATCGTGAACCACACCGGCATTCCCCAAGAACTGAAAAACGGTACGCAGCGCAGAGTCTTCGCAGTAGACGCCGACCGGATCTCGCGCGAAGAACTGGGGCGGGTGATGCCCAATACCCCGATGGCAGGAGCCCTGGTCAAGGTCACAGGGCTGATCAGCCTGGAAAGCGTCCTTTCTGAGTTCGAAGAGCAGTTTTCCCAGCGCTTTAAACCGGAACTGATCCGGCAAAATCTCAACGCCATCAGGCGGGCTTACGAGGAGGTCCGGGAAGCATGA
- a CDS encoding pro-sigmaK processing inhibitor BofA family protein, whose product MTGTILGVLFGLFLLFLVGQALWGPLRLLLRMGLRFLLGGAVLYLFNLIAGTWGWSFGINPLSAFAVGLLGFPGFLLLGALKICFGF is encoded by the coding sequence ATGACAGGGACGATCCTGGGGGTGCTCTTTGGGCTTTTTTTGTTATTTCTCGTGGGACAGGCTTTATGGGGGCCGCTCCGGTTGCTCTTGCGCATGGGCCTCCGTTTTTTGCTCGGCGGCGCTGTTCTTTACCTTTTTAACCTTATTGCGGGCACGTGGGGCTGGAGCTTTGGGATCAACCCGCTCAGTGCCTTCGCCGTCGGACTTTTGGGTTTCCCGGGTTTTCTCCTGCTGGGAGCCCTGAAAATATGCTTTGGTTTCTAG
- a CDS encoding DUF2508 family protein, with protein MSGPMASWLRRCRALREKNRGLDDCKILAEAHREWMAARKLFDFATEPDLVDYAIHSLKAAEKRYIYLWKKARQKV; from the coding sequence ATGTCCGGCCCGATGGCAAGCTGGCTCCGCCGTTGCCGCGCGCTGCGGGAAAAAAACAGAGGACTCGACGATTGCAAGATCCTCGCCGAGGCCCACCGTGAGTGGATGGCGGCCCGGAAGTTATTTGATTTTGCAACAGAGCCCGATCTGGTGGATTATGCAATTCATTCGCTGAAGGCCGCCGAGAAGCGGTATATTTACCTCTGGAAGAAGGCCCGCCAGAAAGTTTAA